One genomic region from Shewanella aestuarii encodes:
- the tsaA gene encoding tRNA (N6-threonylcarbamoyladenosine(37)-N6)-methyltransferase TrmO — MFTSEINAVAICRTPYKQKFGIPRQPGLVDVKGYVELVPELNNLDTVRGIEQYSHLWLLFCFHENLAQGWKTTVRPPRLGGNEKLGVFATRSTFRPNGIGQSVVKLHAVVQRKGKVCLEISGMDLLDGTPIIDIKPYIPFSDAIKDAQGGIAQFAPELMPVDYSDLAISQIQNYSQNSQYQSLQPLISSVLAQDPRPAYKKAKQDPKIYQVALYDLDIFWQVINNKINVIELKPTTVALLKD; from the coding sequence ATGTTCACCTCTGAAATTAATGCCGTTGCAATTTGTCGAACCCCTTATAAACAAAAGTTTGGTATTCCACGTCAGCCAGGATTAGTTGATGTCAAAGGCTATGTAGAGCTGGTACCCGAACTTAATAATCTTGATACAGTTAGAGGTATCGAGCAATATTCGCATTTATGGCTATTATTTTGTTTTCATGAAAACTTAGCTCAAGGTTGGAAAACCACAGTTAGACCACCAAGGTTAGGCGGGAATGAAAAGCTTGGGGTATTTGCAACTCGATCTACATTTCGCCCCAATGGAATTGGTCAGTCTGTGGTTAAATTACATGCTGTTGTGCAACGTAAAGGAAAAGTGTGCTTAGAGATATCAGGTATGGATTTACTTGATGGCACGCCTATTATTGATATTAAACCTTATATTCCTTTTTCAGATGCCATTAAAGACGCACAAGGTGGAATTGCCCAATTTGCCCCAGAACTTATGCCCGTTGATTATAGTGATTTAGCAATATCACAAATACAAAATTACAGCCAAAATAGCCAATATCAATCCTTACAACCGTTAATTAGCTCAGTACTGGCGCAAGACCCTCGCCCTGCTTATAAAAAAGCCAAACAAGATCCTAAAATATATCAAGTGGCACTCTATGATTTAGATATATTTTGGCAGGTAATAAATAACAAAATTAATGTAATTGAATTAAAGCCAACCACAGTTGCACTTTTGAAAGATTAA
- the rcsF gene encoding Rcs stress response system protein RcsF — protein sequence MPISIKKTFSVSVIIILLTACAGDYAFNSNLDRKTINEYFKVGDVTLYEGANTPTGNYKVIGLAEGESCQELANGAPASIEDARTEARKHAADMGANGLIIKQCMLTEEQDSACYSRSFCVGQAIQQLKTE from the coding sequence ATGCCTATATCTATTAAAAAAACCTTCAGCGTTTCAGTCATTATTATTTTGCTTACGGCCTGTGCGGGTGATTACGCATTTAATAGTAACCTTGACCGAAAAACGATTAATGAATATTTCAAGGTTGGCGATGTAACCCTCTATGAAGGAGCAAATACCCCAACCGGCAACTATAAGGTTATTGGTTTAGCTGAAGGAGAATCTTGTCAAGAGCTTGCTAATGGTGCGCCTGCATCAATTGAAGATGCTCGCACAGAGGCACGTAAACACGCAGCAGATATGGGCGCTAATGGTCTTATTATTAAACAATGTATGCTAACCGAAGAACAAGACTCAGCCTGCTATAGCCGCAGCTTTTGTGTTGGTCAAGCGATACAGCAACTGAAAACTGAATAG
- a CDS encoding H-NS family nucleoid-associated regulatory protein: protein MSDFLDILTHGRRFKAAVKELSIEELHDLATKLNKIITEREEDAKAEEAANAERNARIAEILAQIENSGLSIEDLGEVSAVKAAPKKRAPRPPKYQITVDGELIQWTGQGRMPTVFKKEVDAGKSLNDFLIPGME from the coding sequence ATGAGTGATTTTTTAGATATTCTAACCCACGGTCGTCGCTTTAAAGCAGCAGTGAAAGAATTAAGCATTGAAGAACTACATGATCTTGCAACCAAGCTTAATAAAATTATTACCGAACGTGAAGAAGATGCAAAAGCAGAAGAAGCTGCTAATGCAGAACGTAATGCACGTATTGCTGAAATTCTAGCTCAAATTGAAAACAGTGGTTTATCAATTGAAGATTTAGGTGAAGTATCAGCAGTTAAAGCCGCACCGAAAAAACGTGCGCCACGCCCACCTAAATATCAGATCACAGTTGATGGTGAGTTAATTCAATGGACTGGCCAAGGTCGCATGCCTACCGTATTCAAAAAAGAAGTTGATGCCGGTAAGTCATTAAATGACTTTTTAATACCAGGCATGGAATAA
- a CDS encoding electron transfer flavoprotein subunit beta/FixA family protein, with protein sequence MKILVPVKRVVDANVKVRVKADNSNVDTANLKMALNPFCEIAVEEAVRLKEAGIATEVVVVSIGAKVVQEQLRTAMALGADRAIHVETDEDLVPLSIAKLLNAVQQKEQAQIVLFGKQSIDGDNNQTGQMLAALADLPQATFASEVKVEGESITVTREIDGGLQTLKMPLPAVVTVDLRLNEPRYASLPNIMKAKRKPLETLAVADLGVTLKAHQTVLKVTPPAERQAGIMVSSVEELVEKLRNEAKVI encoded by the coding sequence ATGAAAATATTGGTGCCTGTAAAGCGCGTCGTCGATGCCAATGTGAAGGTCAGGGTAAAAGCTGATAATTCAAATGTTGATACCGCTAACTTAAAAATGGCGTTAAACCCATTTTGTGAAATTGCAGTAGAAGAAGCTGTACGATTAAAAGAAGCTGGCATTGCAACTGAAGTTGTCGTGGTTAGCATCGGTGCTAAAGTGGTACAAGAACAATTAAGAACCGCCATGGCATTAGGTGCCGATCGTGCTATTCATGTCGAAACCGATGAAGATCTCGTCCCTTTATCAATTGCTAAGCTATTAAATGCGGTACAGCAAAAAGAACAAGCCCAAATAGTACTCTTTGGTAAGCAGTCAATTGATGGTGATAACAACCAAACAGGGCAAATGCTTGCCGCACTAGCGGATTTACCTCAAGCCACTTTTGCTTCAGAAGTTAAGGTTGAAGGTGAATCAATTACCGTTACGCGTGAGATTGACGGTGGTTTACAAACGTTAAAAATGCCTTTGCCAGCCGTTGTTACAGTTGACTTGCGTTTGAACGAGCCTCGTTATGCTTCGCTACCCAATATTATGAAGGCAAAGCGTAAACCTTTAGAAACATTGGCAGTGGCTGATTTAGGTGTCACGTTAAAAGCCCATCAAACAGTATTAAAGGTCACCCCGCCTGCTGAGCGTCAAGCGGGTATTATGGTGTCTTCTGTTGAAGAGTTAGTTGAAAAATTAAGAAACGAAGCGAAGGTGATCTAA
- a CDS encoding FAD-binding protein, with the protein MAILVLAEHDNAHLKADTAKVVAAATAIGGDIHVLVAGSGCASAATAAQSLAGVSKVLVADAAEYTNHLADNLAKLILSLAGDYEHILAAASSVGKDTLPRVAALLDVSQISEVIGVESADTFIRPIYAGSALATVQSLDAKKVMTIRPSAFDAVANTGSAELANVAEAIQSKAEFVSQSLTESARPELGNAGIIVSGGRGMGSGENFAILEQLADKLGAAVGASRAAVDAGFVPNDLQVGQTGKIVAPDLYIAVGISGAIQHLAGMKDSKVIVAINKDPEAPIFQVADYGLEADLFEAIPALNNLI; encoded by the coding sequence ATGGCTATTTTAGTTTTAGCAGAACACGATAATGCGCATTTAAAAGCCGACACCGCTAAAGTTGTTGCTGCTGCAACGGCTATTGGTGGCGATATTCATGTGTTAGTTGCCGGTAGTGGATGTGCTAGCGCAGCAACTGCGGCTCAATCTTTAGCTGGTGTGAGCAAAGTATTAGTGGCTGATGCCGCAGAATATACCAATCACCTTGCTGATAATCTGGCTAAATTAATCTTGAGCCTAGCTGGAGATTACGAACATATCCTTGCTGCAGCATCAAGCGTGGGTAAAGATACATTACCTCGTGTTGCAGCCTTATTGGATGTGAGTCAAATTTCTGAAGTGATTGGCGTTGAAAGCGCTGATACCTTTATTCGCCCTATTTATGCAGGTAGTGCTTTGGCTACGGTACAAAGCTTAGATGCCAAAAAAGTAATGACGATTCGCCCAAGTGCCTTTGATGCAGTGGCTAATACAGGAAGTGCTGAACTTGCCAATGTGGCTGAAGCCATCCAGTCGAAAGCTGAATTTGTTTCTCAAAGTTTAACTGAATCAGCGCGCCCAGAATTAGGTAATGCTGGCATTATCGTTTCTGGTGGTCGTGGCATGGGTAGCGGAGAGAACTTTGCTATTCTTGAACAATTAGCTGATAAGCTTGGTGCGGCTGTTGGAGCTTCACGTGCTGCAGTTGATGCCGGTTTTGTGCCTAATGATCTACAAGTTGGACAAACAGGGAAAATTGTTGCTCCTGATTTGTATATCGCAGTGGGGATTTCTGGTGCGATTCAACATTTAGCAGGTATGAAAGACTCAAAAGTTATCGTCGCGATTAACAAAGATCCAGAAGCGCCAATTTTCCAAGTGGCAGACTACGGTTTAGAGGCTGATTTATTTGAAGCGATTCCAGCATTGAATAACCTGATTTAA
- a CDS encoding Na+/H+ antiporter NhaC family protein produces MNVLSHADSALSLLPPVIAIVLAITTRKVLLSLGIGILVGALLLTQFAIGDTAVFIGETVKGLVWDDGALNSWNLQILGFLVMLGMITALITVSGAARAFADWAHERIRNKRDAKLMTIFLGCVVFIDDYFNSLVVGSIAKPITDRYHISRAKLAYLLDSTAAPICVISPISSWGAYIIALIGGILTAHGFTESGHLSVFVQMIPMNFYAVFSLLLLLCVALFSLDIGAMRQHELNAQKGELFDESKGLPPGANADLPEADTGKILGLFLPIFALIAATVFFMLNSGAAALAADGQSFSVIGAFENTEVSQSLFYGSIVGFLVTLVLAFVQKIDIKLIMLGITAGARSMLPAIYILLFAWTIAGVIGQLETGKYMASLVTGAIPFALLPVVLFILAGITAFSTGTSWGTFGIMLPIAADMAMGSDSTMMLPMLSAVLAGAVFGDHCSPISDTTILSSTGASCHHIDHVITQLPYALIVAFISIIGYAVLGYTGSILMGFIACSLVFAISLFGLKLKAGR; encoded by the coding sequence ATGAATGTTTTAAGTCACGCCGATTCGGCTTTATCACTATTGCCTCCTGTCATCGCTATTGTGTTGGCTATTACCACCAGAAAAGTTTTATTGTCTCTTGGCATTGGTATTTTAGTGGGCGCGTTATTACTTACTCAGTTTGCGATAGGCGATACTGCAGTATTTATAGGGGAAACCGTTAAAGGTCTTGTTTGGGATGATGGCGCGTTAAATAGCTGGAACCTCCAAATTCTTGGCTTTTTGGTGATGTTAGGGATGATAACGGCTCTCATCACTGTCAGTGGCGCTGCCCGTGCTTTTGCTGATTGGGCTCATGAGCGTATTCGTAATAAGCGTGATGCTAAGTTAATGACCATTTTCTTAGGTTGTGTCGTGTTTATTGATGATTATTTTAATAGCTTAGTTGTGGGTTCTATTGCGAAGCCTATTACTGATAGATATCACATCTCACGCGCTAAACTTGCCTATTTATTGGATTCTACCGCGGCGCCAATTTGTGTTATTTCACCCATCTCAAGTTGGGGGGCTTATATTATTGCCTTGATTGGTGGTATTTTAACCGCGCATGGTTTTACTGAATCAGGACACTTAAGTGTGTTTGTTCAGATGATCCCAATGAATTTCTACGCGGTTTTTTCTTTATTATTGTTGTTGTGTGTCGCCTTATTCAGCTTAGATATTGGCGCTATGCGCCAACATGAGTTGAATGCTCAAAAAGGCGAGCTGTTTGATGAATCTAAAGGACTACCACCAGGGGCAAATGCTGACTTACCTGAAGCCGATACGGGTAAAATTTTGGGATTGTTCTTACCTATTTTTGCCCTAATTGCTGCAACTGTCTTCTTTATGCTTAACAGTGGTGCTGCTGCACTGGCTGCGGATGGTCAATCATTTAGTGTTATCGGCGCATTTGAAAATACCGAAGTGAGTCAGTCATTATTTTATGGCTCGATTGTTGGCTTCCTTGTGACGCTTGTTTTAGCCTTTGTGCAAAAAATAGATATCAAACTAATTATGTTAGGTATTACCGCAGGTGCTCGTTCAATGTTACCGGCGATTTACATTCTATTATTTGCATGGACCATTGCTGGGGTGATTGGTCAATTAGAAACGGGCAAATATATGGCGAGTTTGGTCACTGGTGCTATTCCGTTTGCATTGTTGCCGGTAGTGCTATTTATTCTTGCGGGTATTACGGCGTTTTCTACCGGAACCAGCTGGGGCACCTTTGGGATTATGTTGCCAATTGCTGCTGATATGGCGATGGGGAGTGACTCAACCATGATGCTGCCTATGTTGTCTGCGGTACTGGCTGGGGCGGTATTTGGTGACCATTGCTCACCGATTTCAGATACCACTATTTTGTCTTCAACCGGTGCGAGTTGTCACCATATTGATCACGTCATTACTCAGTTACCTTACGCGTTAATTGTGGCCTTTATCAGTATTATTGGTTATGCAGTACTAGGGTATACAGGATCAATTTTAATGGGCTTTATAGCCTGTAGCTTGGTATTTGCTATCAGCTTATTTGGATTGAAGTTAAAGGCTGGTCGTTAA
- a CDS encoding thymidine kinase, with protein MAQLYFYYSAMNAGKSTSLLQSSYNYRERGMHTVVMTASIDDRYGVGKVASRIGIETAAQVFSSDDNLIDIIKASHEQQHIHCLLIDESQFLSKEQVKQLTYVVDHFDIPVLCYGLRSDFQGELFTGSQYLLAWADKLVELKTICHCGRKANMVVRLDGEGMPMKEGEQVAIGGNETYESVCRKHFREFLWD; from the coding sequence TTGGCACAACTGTATTTTTATTACTCAGCAATGAACGCAGGCAAATCCACTTCATTATTGCAATCTTCATATAACTACCGCGAACGTGGTATGCACACTGTGGTGATGACCGCCTCAATTGATGATCGTTATGGCGTTGGTAAGGTTGCTTCAAGAATTGGAATCGAAACCGCTGCACAAGTGTTTTCAAGTGACGATAATTTGATTGATATTATTAAAGCCTCACATGAACAGCAGCACATTCACTGCTTACTGATTGATGAAAGCCAATTTTTGTCAAAAGAGCAGGTTAAACAGTTAACCTATGTGGTCGATCATTTTGACATTCCTGTGCTGTGTTATGGTCTTCGGAGTGATTTTCAGGGTGAGCTATTTACCGGCAGCCAGTACTTATTGGCGTGGGCAGATAAGTTAGTTGAGCTTAAAACCATTTGTCATTGCGGTCGAAAAGCGAATATGGTGGTGCGTTTAGATGGTGAAGGCATGCCGATGAAAGAAGGTGAGCAAGTTGCTATTGGTGGCAATGAAACCTATGAGTCAGTTTGTCGTAAACATTTTAGAGAGTTCTTATGGGACTAA
- a CDS encoding methyl-accepting chemotaxis protein — protein sequence MLELTIKQKIALGFATIGILLIAGSSFFYRSLNQIQTANANIQTLAVPVQNQTNALQLSLLKMAKTGSLAFSQSGHANIQATFNQFNQLKTEYLATFTDLAEKVADQPKMKSTLNTVSTEYAQYVSQSDNMFNAKLNIENNKSHYQALFSQFLQVKDNASNSMIDLEIIDAAGQDGLLEEVIGTGTRIDDAIYNMGNIMTEVGRFTDIQSINNHQQDVLMLMTNIETNFLFLKQQAASLPADELLTAFAEQFSQLSELLDAPGSLYESQRNVVAALIAAETANQQSNQFFDASLSELNQLMMLADQRFNDLQSAAADEISTAQTTVISLAIIFIILAVIIYSLTSKAMLGPLQAVNRALHRIASGDLSKRLSKRNDDEFGELMDNINKLSDDLTSLLKDISNNAHRLDESATHSRQQGEQIADSANIQIQHINQAKQLAEQIHQSSNTVNQQAVESAQQITLASEQGNQVKVIADENRNRIEQLSTGLSHSVNIMNNLSQHSDGIGGILVTISAIADQTNLLALNAAIEAARAGEHGRGFAVVADEVRSLASRTQSSTAEIQTMISALQTETDKAVKAISQGQNQANECVEQSQALHTAIQQIESALMTINSMSQSINHAAQDQVSFSQQIDHTMSDTAKAAEHNAKQSSAMAQRSQELNQLATSLTNSVKRFTL from the coding sequence ATGCTTGAGTTAACAATCAAACAAAAAATTGCTTTAGGTTTTGCGACTATAGGAATATTACTGATTGCTGGAAGTAGTTTTTTTTATCGCTCATTAAATCAAATTCAAACCGCTAATGCCAACATTCAAACTTTAGCCGTTCCAGTACAAAACCAAACCAATGCTTTGCAACTTAGTTTGCTCAAAATGGCCAAAACTGGCAGTTTAGCTTTCTCGCAGTCAGGTCATGCCAACATTCAAGCCACTTTTAATCAATTTAATCAGCTTAAAACAGAGTACTTGGCAACGTTTACAGATTTAGCTGAAAAAGTAGCTGACCAACCCAAAATGAAATCCACCTTAAATACAGTCAGCACAGAATATGCTCAATACGTATCTCAAAGTGACAACATGTTTAATGCCAAATTAAATATCGAGAACAATAAATCCCACTATCAAGCACTTTTCAGCCAATTTTTACAAGTAAAAGATAATGCTAGTAATAGCATGATTGATTTAGAGATTATTGATGCTGCAGGCCAAGACGGGTTATTAGAGGAAGTGATTGGCACTGGTACGCGCATAGATGATGCCATTTACAATATGGGCAATATTATGACTGAAGTTGGCCGCTTTACGGACATACAAAGTATCAATAACCATCAGCAAGATGTATTGATGCTGATGACGAATATTGAAACCAACTTTCTATTTTTAAAGCAACAAGCTGCGAGTTTGCCAGCTGATGAGTTACTTACCGCTTTTGCGGAACAATTTAGCCAATTAAGCGAATTATTAGACGCCCCTGGTAGTTTATATGAGAGTCAGCGCAATGTGGTGGCTGCGTTAATTGCGGCAGAAACGGCCAACCAACAATCTAATCAATTTTTTGATGCAAGCTTAAGCGAACTCAATCAATTAATGATGCTAGCGGATCAGCGATTCAACGATTTGCAATCTGCTGCTGCAGATGAAATCAGTACCGCGCAAACTACTGTTATCAGTTTGGCAATAATCTTTATTATTTTAGCCGTTATTATTTATTCCTTAACCTCAAAAGCCATGCTGGGGCCATTGCAAGCGGTAAACAGAGCTTTGCATCGCATAGCCAGTGGTGACTTATCTAAACGCTTGAGTAAACGCAATGACGATGAATTTGGCGAGCTAATGGATAACATCAACAAGCTATCAGATGATTTAACCTCACTCTTAAAAGATATCAGTAACAACGCCCATCGTCTTGATGAGTCGGCGACCCATTCACGCCAGCAAGGTGAGCAAATTGCCGACTCTGCCAATATTCAAATTCAGCATATTAATCAGGCTAAACAACTCGCTGAGCAAATTCATCAAAGCTCTAATACGGTGAATCAGCAGGCCGTCGAATCTGCTCAGCAGATTACACTCGCCTCAGAGCAAGGTAATCAAGTTAAAGTCATTGCCGATGAAAACAGAAACCGAATAGAACAACTTTCAACTGGGTTAAGTCACTCAGTCAACATCATGAACAACTTAAGCCAACACAGTGACGGTATAGGTGGAATTTTAGTTACCATTAGTGCTATCGCTGACCAAACCAATTTACTTGCGCTCAATGCAGCAATTGAGGCAGCTCGAGCTGGTGAACATGGTCGCGGTTTTGCTGTGGTCGCGGATGAAGTACGTTCACTAGCGTCACGTACTCAATCATCAACGGCTGAAATTCAAACCATGATCAGTGCGTTGCAAACTGAAACAGATAAGGCAGTAAAAGCCATTTCTCAAGGGCAAAATCAAGCTAATGAATGCGTTGAACAAAGCCAAGCCTTGCATACTGCTATCCAACAAATTGAATCTGCGTTAATGACTATCAATAGCATGAGTCAAAGCATCAATCACGCCGCACAGGACCAAGTCAGCTTTAGCCAGCAAATTGATCACACTATGTCTGATACAGCTAAAGCCGCTGAGCACAATGCCAAGCAATCATCAGCAATGGCGCAACGCAGCCAAGAGCTTAATCAGCTGGCCACCTCTTTGACGAATTCGGTTAAGCGTTTTACCTTATAA
- a CDS encoding fumarylacetoacetate hydrolase family protein has product MQQIQIASKADIVPFKVVCVGRNYVEHIKELGNEVPDEMVVFSKPNSAISSQLIAVYQEELHYEAELCFVIKHGQLYAVGVGLDLTKRGLQNKLKSQGLPWERAKGFNGAVVFSEFIVIEQVTSDWCFTLTIDNELVQIGHSSLMMYPPQVILNELQSFMHLDDGDVIMTGTPKGVGKVIKGARFEVKLWADIPFTTEDELVNNLQQLTPLICQQWQAK; this is encoded by the coding sequence ATGCAGCAAATTCAAATAGCTAGCAAGGCTGATATTGTTCCTTTTAAAGTGGTCTGTGTTGGGCGTAATTACGTTGAACACATCAAAGAGTTAGGTAATGAAGTACCAGATGAAATGGTGGTTTTTAGTAAACCCAACTCAGCAATCAGTTCACAGCTAATCGCTGTGTATCAAGAAGAGCTACATTATGAAGCTGAGTTATGTTTTGTTATCAAGCATGGTCAGCTCTATGCTGTTGGTGTGGGATTAGATTTAACCAAAAGAGGTTTACAAAATAAGCTTAAAAGCCAAGGCTTGCCATGGGAGCGTGCAAAAGGGTTTAATGGTGCAGTTGTATTTAGCGAATTTATTGTAATCGAGCAAGTGACTAGCGACTGGTGTTTTACCCTAACCATAGACAATGAACTGGTTCAAATAGGCCACTCGTCATTAATGATGTATCCCCCGCAAGTGATTTTAAACGAGCTACAAAGCTTTATGCACCTTGATGATGGTGATGTGATCATGACAGGTACACCCAAAGGTGTCGGCAAAGTGATCAAAGGTGCGAGATTTGAGGTTAAGTTGTGGGCTGATATCCCCTTTACCACAGAAGACGAACTCGTGAATAACCTGCAGCAATTAACGCCGTTAATTTGTCAGCAATGGCAGGCAAAGTAA
- a CDS encoding SMP-30/gluconolactonase/LRE family protein gives MKQAVSVFDSRVNLLAESPLWHPLTSTLYWVDFPNNLLRSRHGDTTQEIKLAEMATAIAWIDIEHLLLAKPSGLYQFNTHTHAETLLVAIEAQRADLRSNDGRADPWGGFWLGTMSREGEEAIGSIYRWYQSELRLLVSEIGISNGLCFDKSRHLAYFADSAKQQIFSIKLNDLGWPIAKPELFMDFSASKDVPDGAVVDAKGNLWVALWDGAGVVCISAEGELLQRIDVKVKRPTCPAFGGERAHILFVSSAQLGLETQAAKTIANGNMIQFEHGTTGLFEPAVKIK, from the coding sequence ATGAAGCAAGCAGTCAGTGTTTTTGACTCACGGGTGAATTTATTGGCCGAGAGCCCTTTATGGCATCCACTGACTAGCACCCTATATTGGGTTGATTTTCCCAATAATTTGCTAAGAAGCCGTCACGGAGACACAACGCAGGAAATCAAACTTGCTGAAATGGCTACAGCAATTGCTTGGATAGATATTGAACACTTATTGTTGGCTAAACCCAGCGGCTTATACCAATTTAATACCCATACTCATGCTGAAACCCTTCTGGTTGCCATAGAAGCGCAGCGCGCGGATCTTCGCAGTAATGATGGCCGCGCCGATCCTTGGGGCGGATTTTGGTTGGGTACTATGAGCAGAGAAGGTGAAGAGGCAATAGGCAGTATTTATCGATGGTATCAATCTGAACTACGCTTATTAGTCTCTGAAATTGGCATTAGTAACGGCCTATGTTTCGATAAATCCCGTCACTTAGCGTATTTTGCTGATTCAGCTAAGCAGCAAATTTTTTCAATCAAACTTAATGATTTAGGATGGCCAATTGCTAAACCAGAATTGTTTATGGATTTTTCAGCATCAAAAGATGTCCCCGATGGTGCAGTTGTTGACGCTAAAGGTAACTTGTGGGTAGCCTTATGGGATGGGGCGGGTGTTGTGTGTATTTCCGCTGAAGGCGAGCTATTGCAGCGCATCGATGTAAAAGTAAAGCGCCCGACATGCCCAGCATTTGGTGGTGAACGAGCCCATATTTTATTTGTGTCATCAGCTCAATTGGGGCTAGAAACGCAAGCGGCAAAGACAATCGCAAATGGCAATATGATCCAATTTGAACATGGTACAACAGGACTGTTTGAGCCTGCAGTTAAAATCAAATAA
- a CDS encoding fumarylacetoacetate hydrolase family protein, whose amino-acid sequence MTEQAALKTLASHLMSQRTALKPASELAAIAPQSIDDAFYVQQQMIKLFGKEIAGWKCLVPQPNDQLIFAPILADAVVQQAACPMIAHRTTEQSIALIEPEIAFVLGQDIAPNQQYTDAQIDAAMSGAFMALELIQLRFSQDYSASNLEKLADGLSNQGIYIGPEIDIQAVYQASEVSVEVTESPAGGDEQTQHFDGKHPCGLPQSPIYWLVNYLASKGVGLKKGQAIITGSYAGVVKVAMNTPVTIRYEGLGEFQVNFEDKL is encoded by the coding sequence ATGACCGAACAAGCCGCATTAAAAACATTAGCTAGCCATTTAATGAGCCAGCGTACTGCACTCAAACCGGCATCAGAACTTGCGGCTATTGCGCCGCAAAGCATTGATGATGCTTTTTATGTTCAACAACAAATGATTAAGTTGTTTGGTAAAGAGATTGCTGGTTGGAAATGCTTAGTACCACAACCCAATGACCAGCTTATATTTGCACCGATTTTAGCCGATGCGGTTGTTCAGCAAGCGGCTTGCCCAATGATAGCTCATAGAACTACGGAGCAATCTATCGCGTTGATTGAGCCAGAAATTGCGTTTGTATTAGGTCAAGATATTGCCCCTAACCAGCAATATACAGATGCCCAAATTGATGCAGCCATGAGTGGTGCGTTTATGGCATTAGAATTGATTCAATTAAGATTTAGCCAAGACTACAGTGCGTCTAACCTTGAAAAGTTAGCAGATGGATTAAGTAATCAAGGCATTTATATTGGTCCTGAAATTGATATTCAGGCGGTTTACCAAGCGAGTGAGGTCAGTGTTGAAGTCACTGAGTCGCCAGCTGGTGGTGATGAGCAAACACAACATTTTGATGGCAAGCATCCTTGCGGCTTACCACAAAGCCCTATTTATTGGTTAGTTAATTATTTGGCGTCTAAAGGGGTTGGGCTTAAAAAAGGCCAAGCAATTATTACGGGATCTTATGCTGGTGTCGTTAAAGTCGCTATGAATACCCCAGTGACTATCCGTTATGAAGGGTTAGGTGAGTTCCAAGTTAATTTTGAAGATAAGCTTTAA
- a CDS encoding MmcQ/YjbR family DNA-binding protein yields the protein MDFESLQQYLLAKPETHVDFPFGEDVHVFKVKNKMFALIGQRNDLLMLNLKCDPDEANALRDIFPAITAGYHMDKKHWISVYFDCTVPDGEVKRLIDNSFLLVVNSMPKKDQTSIKLHL from the coding sequence ATGGACTTTGAATCATTACAACAATATCTACTGGCCAAGCCAGAAACCCATGTTGACTTTCCTTTTGGTGAAGATGTCCATGTGTTTAAAGTAAAGAACAAAATGTTTGCTTTAATTGGGCAACGTAATGATTTATTGATGCTAAACCTCAAATGCGATCCCGATGAAGCCAATGCTTTAAGAGACATTTTTCCTGCCATTACAGCGGGCTACCATATGGATAAAAAACATTGGATATCAGTTTATTTTGACTGCACTGTGCCTGATGGCGAGGTGAAACGCCTGATTGATAATTCTTTTTTATTAGTGGTAAATTCCATGCCGAAAAAAGATCAAACATCAATTAAATTACATTTATGA